One region of Bacillus pumilus genomic DNA includes:
- a CDS encoding carboxypeptidase M32, which produces MSLEAKEKAFYQLLGKIAHYTEALHLLYWDSRTQAPKKSADFRAETIGQLSSDIFNMKTSDEMRDLLHALNKHRDELSKDTQKALELSQKEYDENSKIPKEEFKEYSILQSKAEHVWVEAREKSDFSLFAPYLKQLIDFNKRFIQYWGVKQTPYDVLLNNYEPDMTVEQLDQKFGALRDAIVPLVKKIEASPHKPDTSFLSKSFPIDKQKELSLFFLKELGYDFDAGRLDTTVHPFAVTLSRGDVRVTTRYDEHDFRMAIFGTIHECGHAIYEQNIDEALSGTLLCDGTSMGIHESQSLFFENFIGRHEDFWKTYYQKLQEASPEQFKDVSLEDFVHAVNESKPTYIRIEADELTYPLHIIIRYEIEKAIFNEEVAVEDLPALWNEKYKAYLGITPPNDALGILQDVHWSDGSFGYFPSYALGYMYAAQLKHQMIKDLPNFDELIQNGSFAPIKEWLTTHVHQHGKRKKPSEIIQDATGEELNVQYLIDYLTDKYTKLYLS; this is translated from the coding sequence ATGAGTCTTGAAGCAAAAGAGAAAGCGTTTTATCAATTACTAGGAAAAATCGCCCACTATACGGAGGCGCTCCATTTACTTTATTGGGACTCTAGAACACAGGCGCCTAAAAAAAGCGCCGATTTCAGAGCTGAAACGATCGGTCAATTATCAAGTGATATTTTTAATATGAAGACTTCTGATGAAATGAGAGATCTTCTCCACGCATTAAATAAACACCGAGATGAGCTGTCAAAAGATACACAAAAGGCGCTCGAATTATCACAAAAAGAGTATGATGAAAACAGCAAAATTCCGAAAGAAGAATTTAAAGAATACTCGATTTTACAATCAAAAGCAGAGCATGTTTGGGTAGAAGCAAGGGAGAAATCAGACTTTTCACTCTTTGCACCATACTTAAAACAGCTCATTGATTTTAACAAGCGTTTTATTCAATATTGGGGCGTGAAACAAACGCCATATGATGTGCTGCTCAATAATTATGAACCAGATATGACGGTTGAACAGCTAGATCAAAAGTTTGGTGCACTTCGTGATGCCATTGTTCCTCTCGTGAAAAAAATCGAAGCCTCTCCTCATAAACCGGATACTTCATTTTTATCGAAAAGCTTTCCGATCGACAAACAAAAGGAACTGAGTCTTTTCTTCTTAAAAGAATTAGGATATGACTTTGACGCAGGACGTCTGGATACAACAGTTCATCCGTTTGCTGTGACATTGAGCAGAGGGGACGTTCGTGTGACGACCCGTTATGATGAGCATGATTTTCGGATGGCGATCTTTGGCACGATTCATGAGTGTGGTCATGCCATCTATGAACAAAACATTGATGAGGCGCTGAGCGGAACGTTATTATGTGATGGCACATCAATGGGGATCCATGAATCACAGTCTCTTTTCTTTGAGAACTTTATTGGCAGACATGAAGACTTCTGGAAAACGTATTATCAAAAGCTTCAAGAAGCGTCTCCTGAGCAGTTTAAAGATGTCTCTTTAGAAGACTTTGTGCATGCAGTGAATGAATCGAAGCCAACTTATATTCGAATTGAAGCAGATGAGCTTACATATCCGCTTCACATTATCATCCGCTATGAAATTGAAAAAGCGATATTTAATGAAGAAGTGGCAGTCGAAGACCTGCCTGCACTGTGGAATGAAAAATATAAAGCATATCTTGGCATTACGCCTCCTAATGATGCACTCGGCATCTTGCAGGATGTTCACTGGTCTGATGGAAGCTTTGGATATTTCCCTTCATATGCCCTTGGTTATATGTATGCGGCGCAACTAAAGCACCAAATGATCAAAGATTTACCGAATTTTGATGAGCTGATTCAAAATGGGTCTTTTGCACCGATAAAAGAATGGCTCACAACACATGTTCACCAGCATGGAAAACGCAAAAAGCCTTCTGAAATCATTCAAGATGCGACTGGTGAGGAATTAAATGTACAATATTTAATCGATTATTTAACGGATAAATATACGAAACTGTATTTATCTTAA
- a CDS encoding ATP-dependent DNA helicase produces the protein MTASRLPFSLSKEHNFYEELGNWIGDVFYDILPEKGFDLRDEQIFMAFQLERAFKEKSVMFAEAGVGTGKTIVYLLFAVTYARYTGKPAIIACADETLIEQLVKQEGDIYKIANHLDIQIDARLSKSHDQYLCLKKLEKTMQREDDEKWLDIYESLPSFVHESHGMQNFYPYGDRKEYPELSNDEWSRIGYDSFQDCLTCDMRHRCGLNLSRDHYRKAADLIICSHDFYMEHVWTKESRKREGQLPLLPEHSSVVFDEGHLLEFAAQKALTYRVKQSMLETFLERLLQNDIREEFAELVEDALATNDEFFYLLKTHAKEIKGSHRLEIGRVDEVKRSASELCDLLEKIGEALVFESEMYTIDQYELSVVEEYIEQMAYSLSLYQKNAISWLEKQELDTTFVVMPKTVAEVLGEKVFSQKRPYIFSSATLSENQSFDYLAESLGIKDYLSMSVASPYDYDEQMKIYFHGIQQLQEQEVKGQQVITQLKDNGGRSLILFPSFDELHFFRKQLEASNESLPFDVYFEGDEEISTIVQKFQADETSVLCSVHLWEGLDIPGQSLTNVIIWGLPYPPRDPVFEAKRNEAKDARAEVDLPYMLLRLRQGIGRLIRTSQDAGTIHIYFDRKEDTELQSKIESVLPVKPIITS, from the coding sequence GTGACAGCATCTCGTTTGCCTTTTTCATTATCAAAAGAACATAATTTTTACGAAGAACTGGGCAACTGGATTGGTGATGTGTTCTATGACATTTTGCCAGAAAAGGGCTTTGATCTTCGAGATGAACAAATATTCATGGCTTTTCAACTAGAAAGAGCCTTTAAAGAAAAAAGTGTGATGTTTGCCGAAGCTGGGGTAGGCACAGGCAAAACCATCGTTTACCTATTATTTGCGGTCACATATGCAAGGTATACAGGGAAACCTGCGATTATTGCATGTGCAGACGAAACGTTAATTGAACAGCTAGTGAAACAAGAGGGTGATATCTATAAAATTGCCAATCACCTTGATATTCAAATAGATGCGAGATTAAGTAAATCGCATGATCAATATTTATGCTTAAAGAAATTAGAGAAAACCATGCAGCGTGAAGATGATGAGAAGTGGCTCGATATTTATGAATCGCTTCCTTCGTTTGTTCATGAATCACATGGGATGCAGAACTTTTATCCGTACGGTGATCGAAAAGAGTACCCAGAGCTATCCAATGATGAATGGTCACGCATTGGCTATGACTCGTTTCAGGACTGCTTGACGTGCGATATGCGTCATCGCTGTGGTCTGAATTTATCAAGAGATCATTACCGGAAAGCAGCAGACCTTATCATCTGTTCTCATGATTTTTATATGGAGCATGTGTGGACGAAGGAATCCCGCAAACGCGAGGGTCAGCTTCCGCTGCTTCCAGAACATAGCTCCGTTGTATTTGATGAAGGCCACCTTCTTGAATTTGCCGCACAAAAAGCACTGACATACCGAGTGAAGCAATCAATGCTCGAAACCTTTTTAGAGCGCCTGCTTCAAAACGATATACGCGAAGAGTTTGCCGAGCTCGTTGAAGATGCACTTGCCACAAACGATGAGTTCTTTTATCTCTTAAAAACACATGCCAAAGAAATCAAGGGCTCGCATCGACTTGAAATTGGACGTGTGGATGAGGTGAAGCGTTCAGCAAGTGAATTGTGTGATTTACTTGAAAAAATCGGAGAAGCACTCGTATTTGAATCAGAGATGTATACAATCGATCAATACGAATTGTCTGTTGTGGAAGAGTACATTGAACAAATGGCGTATTCTCTGTCGCTTTATCAAAAAAATGCGATTAGCTGGCTTGAAAAGCAGGAATTAGATACGACATTTGTTGTGATGCCAAAGACTGTCGCAGAGGTGCTTGGTGAAAAGGTATTCTCGCAAAAAAGACCATACATTTTCTCTTCTGCTACATTGTCTGAAAATCAATCCTTTGATTATTTAGCTGAAAGTCTTGGGATTAAAGATTACTTATCAATGAGTGTCGCTTCGCCGTATGATTACGATGAACAAATGAAGATTTATTTCCACGGGATTCAGCAGCTTCAAGAGCAAGAAGTAAAAGGACAGCAAGTGATCACTCAGCTGAAAGATAATGGAGGACGGTCTCTCATTTTGTTCCCTTCATTTGATGAACTTCATTTCTTTAGAAAGCAGCTTGAGGCATCGAATGAATCACTGCCTTTCGACGTGTACTTTGAGGGAGACGAGGAAATCAGTACAATTGTTCAAAAGTTCCAAGCAGATGAGACGTCTGTGTTATGCTCTGTTCACCTTTGGGAAGGATTAGATATTCCAGGTCAATCATTAACAAATGTGATCATCTGGGGACTTCCTTACCCGCCTCGTGATCCGGTATTTGAGGCGAAACGGAATGAAGCAAAGGACGCTCGTGCTGAAGTCGATCTTCCGTATATGCTGCTGCGCTTACGACAAGGAATTGGGAGACTGATTCGGACAAGCCAAGATGCAGGAACCATTCATATTTACTTTGACCGTAAGGAAGATACAGAGCTTCAAAGTAAAATTGAATCCGTTCTGCCTGTAAAGCCAATCATCACATCTTAA
- a CDS encoding THUMP domain-containing class I SAM-dependent RNA methyltransferase yields the protein MKTYTLIATAPMGIEAIVAKEVRDLGYDCTVDNGKVIFEGDALAICRANLWLRTADRIKVQVAEFSAKTFDELFERTKAIDWASFLPKNSTFPVIGKSVKSQLASVPDCQRIVKKAIAQKLISSYNIQSEWLEETGPEYKIEVALLKDKAVLTLDTSGVGLHKRGYRMDQGGAPIKETLAAALVLLTNWTPDRPFVDPFCGSGTIAIEAAMIGQNIAPGFNREFASESWEWIGEDVWNKARHEVEEKANYDQPLHIIASDIDHRMIDIAKMNAEEAGLSELIEFKQMQVKDFQTKEDYGVIVGNPPYGERLSDKPAVEKMYQGMGEAFKSLDTWSIYILTSHEKFEECFGRKATKKRKLFNGFIKTDYYQYWGKRPPRKQTTEL from the coding sequence ATGAAAACCTATACACTTATCGCAACGGCTCCAATGGGAATTGAAGCGATTGTTGCAAAAGAAGTAAGAGACCTTGGCTATGACTGCACAGTAGACAACGGAAAAGTGATTTTCGAAGGAGACGCTCTTGCGATTTGCCGTGCGAACCTTTGGCTGCGTACAGCAGACCGCATAAAGGTACAAGTTGCTGAATTTTCGGCAAAAACCTTCGATGAGCTGTTTGAACGCACAAAGGCGATTGACTGGGCCTCTTTTTTACCGAAAAACAGCACGTTCCCAGTCATCGGTAAATCTGTGAAATCACAGCTTGCCAGTGTGCCGGATTGCCAGCGTATCGTCAAAAAGGCAATTGCGCAAAAGCTCATATCCTCTTACAACATACAGTCTGAATGGCTTGAAGAAACAGGGCCTGAGTATAAAATTGAGGTTGCCCTTTTAAAAGATAAAGCTGTGCTCACGCTTGATACATCTGGTGTAGGTCTTCATAAACGGGGGTACCGCATGGATCAAGGCGGAGCACCTATTAAAGAAACCCTTGCGGCTGCACTCGTGCTATTAACGAACTGGACACCTGACCGTCCGTTTGTTGATCCTTTCTGCGGATCAGGAACAATCGCTATTGAAGCGGCCATGATTGGACAAAACATTGCCCCAGGATTTAACCGGGAATTTGCGTCCGAGTCATGGGAATGGATTGGTGAAGATGTATGGAACAAAGCGCGTCACGAAGTGGAAGAAAAAGCAAACTATGATCAGCCGCTCCACATTATTGCAAGTGATATCGACCACCGGATGATAGACATTGCAAAAATGAATGCAGAAGAAGCGGGACTAAGTGAATTGATTGAGTTTAAACAAATGCAAGTGAAAGACTTTCAAACAAAAGAAGATTACGGTGTGATTGTCGGAAATCCGCCTTATGGAGAACGACTCAGTGATAAACCAGCTGTTGAAAAAATGTATCAAGGAATGGGCGAAGCATTTAAAAGCCTAGACACATGGTCCATTTACATCTTAACGTCACATGAAAAGTTCGAAGAGTGCTTTGGTAGAAAAGCAACGAAAAAGAGAAAACTGTTTAATGGTTTTATTAAAACAGACTATTACCAATATTGGGGAAAACGCCCGCCTAGAAAACAGACAACTGAATTATAA